From one Geoalkalibacter halelectricus genomic stretch:
- a CDS encoding Fic/DOC family protein, with product MTADRYTTSGLDEAQFQPGSNETVLKNLLGITRRSELEQVETHALLRTTEAMLDHFDQNHRFRAEDIRAMHRHWLGDIYPWAGNYRQVMMSKGGFPFAAPAFISKLMSAFEQEILARHTPCRGSDYTVAESLAIVHVELVLIHPFREGNGRLARLLAILMGLQAGLPMLVFDEMEGERRETYFAAVQAGLGQDYQPMQEIFRKIIAQSRNEA from the coding sequence GACAGCGGATCGATATACCACCTCGGGGCTTGATGAAGCCCAGTTTCAGCCGGGATCGAACGAGACCGTGCTAAAAAACCTGCTTGGAATAACCAGACGCTCTGAACTGGAGCAGGTAGAAACACACGCCTTGCTGCGGACTACTGAAGCCATGCTGGATCACTTTGATCAGAACCACCGCTTCAGGGCCGAAGATATCCGCGCGATGCACCGGCATTGGCTGGGCGATATCTATCCATGGGCGGGCAACTATCGGCAGGTGATGATGAGCAAAGGAGGCTTCCCCTTTGCCGCTCCGGCGTTTATCTCCAAGTTAATGTCGGCGTTCGAGCAAGAGATCCTCGCACGCCATACGCCTTGTCGCGGCAGCGATTATACCGTCGCTGAATCTCTGGCAATTGTGCATGTCGAGCTGGTTTTGATTCACCCGTTTCGCGAGGGAAATGGACGGCTGGCGCGCCTGCTTGCGATACTGATGGGGTTACAGGCGGGATTGCCCATGCTGGTCTTTGATGAGATGGAAGGGGAGAGACGCGAAACCTATTTTGCCGCCGTCCAGGCCGGACTGGGGCAGGATTACCAGCCTATGCAGGAGATTTTTCGAAAGATTATTGCCCAGAGCCGGAACGAGGCTTGA
- a CDS encoding SOS response-associated peptidase — MESCTILTTEANTLVANLHDRMPVILSPTEYDTWLDREVDDPGKLQSLYQPFPSDLLEMQSVSKLVNNPRHEGEECIKPEDPL; from the coding sequence ATCGAATCCTGCACCATCCTCACCACCGAGGCCAATACCCTCGTCGCGAACCTACATGACCGCATGCCGGTGATCCTCTCGCCGACCGAGTACGACACCTGGCTCGATCGCGAGGTGGATGATCCGGGCAAGCTTCAATCCCTCTATCAGCCGTTTCCGTCCGATCTTCTGGAGATGCAGTCGGTGTCGAAATTGGTGAATAATCCCCGTCATGAGGGTGAGGAGTGTATCAAACCGGAAGATCCCCTATGA
- a CDS encoding type I restriction-modification system subunit M, producing MTSAHHNAITNFIWGIADDVLRDVYVRGKYRDVILPMTVIRRLDAVLEPSKEKVLGMKKQLDGAGIANQHAALCQAAGEAFYNVSPFTLRDLKNRAKQQQLKADFEAYLDGFSPNVQEILDKFKFRNQIPTLIEADILGHLIEKFLDGRVNLSPKPVQDVDGNELLPALDNHSMGTIFEELIRRFNEENNEEAGEHFTPRDVVKLMADLIFLPVASSIESGTYLVYDGACGTGGMLTVAEERLAELARSHGKDVSIHLFGQEVQPETYAISKADLLLKGEGVEAENMKYGSTLSSDAFPSQEFDFMLSNPPYGKSWKTDLERLGGKGDIKDPRFVTQHANDPEYTMITRSSDGQLMFLVNKLSKMKHSTRLGSRIAQVHNGSSLFTGDAGQGESNIRRWIIENDWLEAIIALPENMFYNTGIATYIWVLTNRKSDRRRGKVQLIDATEWFEPLRRNLGKKNCEFSEEHIRVICDLVVNPVETEKSKIFPNEAFGYWKMTVDRPLRLAVDLSPARLERFERACAKAKEEPLSNLARRVAETLGAGPHLDFNAFMDTVEVDADKHGVKLTAKRKKLLQSDLCDTHEDAAPVLKKVHKPGKTPPDPIHGLFGAEVGGKHCVVEYEPDTALRDSEQVPLLEEGGIEAFFRREVLPYTPDAWIDPGKTLVGYEISFTRHFYRPAPMRTLDEIKADIYALEQETEGLLEQIVGEEKG from the coding sequence ATGACTTCCGCCCATCACAATGCCATCACCAATTTCATCTGGGGTATCGCCGACGACGTGTTGCGCGATGTCTATGTTCGCGGCAAGTACCGCGACGTGATCCTGCCCATGACGGTCATTCGTCGCCTCGATGCTGTGCTGGAGCCGAGCAAGGAAAAAGTCCTCGGCATGAAGAAGCAGCTTGACGGGGCCGGAATCGCCAACCAACACGCCGCGCTCTGCCAGGCCGCAGGCGAGGCCTTTTACAACGTCTCGCCCTTTACCCTGCGCGACCTGAAGAACCGCGCCAAGCAACAGCAGCTCAAGGCCGATTTCGAAGCTTATCTGGACGGCTTTTCACCCAACGTCCAGGAGATTCTCGACAAGTTCAAATTCCGCAACCAGATCCCCACGTTGATCGAGGCCGACATCCTCGGCCACCTGATCGAGAAGTTTCTCGACGGCCGCGTCAATCTCAGCCCCAAGCCGGTGCAGGACGTGGACGGCAACGAGCTGCTCCCGGCCCTCGACAACCACTCCATGGGCACCATCTTCGAGGAGCTGATCCGCCGCTTCAACGAGGAGAACAACGAAGAAGCCGGAGAGCACTTCACGCCCCGCGACGTGGTCAAGCTCATGGCCGACCTGATCTTCCTGCCGGTGGCAAGCAGTATCGAATCGGGAACCTACCTGGTCTATGACGGAGCCTGCGGTACCGGCGGCATGCTGACCGTGGCCGAGGAACGCCTGGCCGAACTGGCACGGAGTCACGGCAAGGATGTCTCCATCCATCTGTTCGGTCAGGAAGTGCAGCCGGAAACCTACGCCATCTCCAAGGCCGACCTGCTGCTCAAAGGTGAAGGGGTCGAGGCGGAGAACATGAAGTACGGCTCCACCCTCTCCAGCGATGCCTTCCCCTCGCAGGAATTTGACTTCATGCTCTCCAATCCGCCCTACGGCAAAAGCTGGAAGACTGACCTGGAGCGCCTGGGCGGAAAGGGCGACATCAAGGACCCGCGCTTTGTCACCCAGCACGCAAACGACCCGGAATACACGATGATCACCCGCTCCTCGGACGGGCAACTCATGTTCCTGGTCAACAAGCTCTCCAAGATGAAGCACAGCACCCGCCTCGGCAGCCGCATCGCGCAAGTCCACAACGGCTCGTCGCTCTTCACCGGCGACGCCGGTCAGGGCGAGAGCAATATCCGCCGCTGGATCATCGAGAACGACTGGCTGGAGGCTATTATCGCCCTGCCGGAGAACATGTTCTACAACACCGGCATCGCTACTTACATCTGGGTGCTGACCAACCGCAAATCCGATAGGCGCCGAGGCAAAGTCCAACTCATCGACGCCACCGAATGGTTCGAGCCGCTGCGCCGCAACCTCGGTAAGAAGAATTGCGAGTTCTCCGAGGAACACATCCGCGTCATTTGCGACCTGGTGGTGAATCCGGTCGAAACCGAGAAATCCAAGATCTTCCCCAACGAGGCCTTCGGCTACTGGAAGATGACGGTGGATCGTCCGCTGCGTCTCGCCGTTGACCTGAGCCCGGCCCGTCTGGAACGGTTCGAGCGGGCCTGCGCCAAGGCCAAGGAAGAGCCGCTGTCTAACCTGGCCCGCCGCGTGGCCGAGACGCTTGGAGCCGGTCCGCACCTGGATTTCAACGCCTTCATGGACACCGTTGAGGTCGATGCCGACAAGCACGGTGTCAAGCTCACCGCCAAGCGCAAGAAGCTGCTGCAGAGCGACCTCTGCGACACCCACGAGGATGCCGCGCCGGTGCTGAAGAAGGTTCACAAACCGGGCAAGACCCCGCCCGACCCCATCCATGGCCTGTTCGGGGCTGAAGTGGGCGGCAAACACTGCGTGGTCGAGTACGAGCCGGATACCGCCCTTCGCGACAGCGAACAGGTGCCGCTCCTGGAAGAAGGCGGTATCGAAGCGTTCTTCCGGCGCGAGGTGCTGCCCTACACCCCGGATGCCTGGATCGATCCGGGCAAAACGCTGGTGGGTTACGAGATCTCCTTCACCCGTCATTTCTACCGGCCCGCGCCCATGCGCACCCTCGATGAGATCAAGGCCGACATCTACGCCCTGGAGCAGGAAACCGAAGGGTTGCTGGAACAGATTGTCGGGGAGGAGAAGGGATGA
- a CDS encoding PDDEXK nuclease domain-containing protein, with amino-acid sequence MKKEAKPAKQDAPKAFAGNVLLDDIRTLIEETRVRVATSVNSALTVLYWRVGKRISEEILKGERADYGKEVLPTLSAELIRDHGRGWSERNLAYMVRFAQAFPDTDILQALCAKLSWSHFKQIIYIDDPLKRDFYAEMCRVEGWSTRTLEKKIGSMLFERTALSRKPEKLARAELEALREEDRLSPDLVFRDPYFLEFLGLADSYPEKDLEAAILREMERFLLELGNGFAFLARQKRIQLDNDDYYIDLLFYHRGLNRLIAIDLKIGDFKAEYKGQMELYLRWLDKHERRRHEDEPLGIILCAGKKREMVELLELGRSGIHVAEYLTELPPREILQQKLHAAIELSRKRLENREA; translated from the coding sequence ATGAAAAAGGAAGCAAAGCCAGCCAAGCAGGATGCTCCGAAGGCGTTCGCCGGCAATGTGCTGCTGGATGATATTCGGACCCTGATCGAGGAAACGCGGGTCCGAGTGGCGACTTCCGTTAACTCCGCCCTGACGGTGCTCTACTGGCGCGTCGGCAAGCGAATCAGCGAGGAGATTCTCAAGGGAGAACGCGCCGATTACGGGAAAGAGGTATTACCGACGCTGTCAGCAGAATTGATCCGCGACCATGGCCGAGGCTGGAGTGAGCGTAATCTCGCGTATATGGTTCGCTTTGCCCAGGCTTTTCCGGACACCGATATTTTGCAGGCACTGTGTGCAAAATTGAGCTGGAGCCATTTCAAGCAGATCATCTACATCGACGATCCCCTCAAGCGTGATTTCTACGCTGAAATGTGCCGCGTGGAAGGATGGAGCACCCGCACTCTGGAAAAAAAGATCGGCTCCATGCTCTTTGAGCGCACCGCACTCTCCCGTAAACCGGAAAAGCTGGCCCGCGCTGAGTTGGAAGCACTCCGGGAAGAAGATCGGCTCTCGCCTGACCTGGTTTTTCGCGATCCGTATTTCCTTGAATTTCTTGGACTTGCAGACTCGTATCCAGAAAAAGACCTGGAAGCCGCCATCCTTCGGGAGATGGAAAGGTTTCTGCTGGAACTGGGCAACGGCTTTGCTTTCCTGGCCCGCCAGAAACGCATCCAACTCGACAACGATGATTACTACATCGACCTGCTGTTTTACCACCGGGGACTCAACCGCTTGATCGCCATCGACCTGAAGATCGGCGACTTCAAGGCCGAATACAAAGGACAGATGGAGCTGTACCTGCGCTGGCTGGACAAGCATGAGCGCCGCCGGCACGAAGACGAACCCCTCGGCATCATCCTCTGCGCCGGGAAAAAGCGGGAGATGGTCGAACTGCTGGAACTGGGCCGGTCCGGAATCCATGTTGCCGAATACCTCACCGAACTGCCTCCCAGAGAGATCCTGCAGCAGAAACTGCATGCCGCCATCGAGCTCTCGCGCAAGCGGCTGGAAAACCGGGAGGCTTAA
- a CDS encoding restriction endonuclease subunit S, translated as MKLDPYPEYKDAGVPFLGEIPTHWDLFRNGRLFSQRNETGFGELPILEVSLKTGVRVRDMENLKRKQVMADREKYKRAVQGDIAYNMMRMWQGAVGIAPVDGLVSPAYVVVRPFPEVDCRYFNYLFRTASYMNEVDAYSRGIVKDRNRLYWQDFKRMPSPVPPVEEQRHITRFLDAVGSKVHRFIRNKRRLIELLQERRTVLTYEAMKSRETKWLRFGVVADQVERPIGREDGLIYRPIGLYNRGRGIFHKEATQGRYLGDSTFFWVKPGDLVFSGQFAWEGAVAIAQPEDEGCIASHRYPIFQNNPEMVEAAFLYSFFTTKDGDLLLNLNSRGAAGRNRPLNPRTLIKEKIPIPPVHLQKQISELLELERKVRSEVASQISYLQEYRTRLISDVVTGQVDVRGIEVPEIAEDELLALEEDTADGDDVIDDTLDAEVEE; from the coding sequence ATGAAGCTGGACCCTTATCCAGAATACAAGGACGCGGGTGTGCCGTTTCTGGGCGAGATTCCGACTCACTGGGACCTGTTCAGAAACGGCCGCCTTTTTTCTCAGCGCAACGAAACTGGCTTCGGGGAGTTACCCATTCTTGAGGTCTCGTTGAAAACCGGCGTCCGCGTGCGCGACATGGAGAACCTGAAGCGCAAGCAGGTGATGGCCGACCGGGAAAAATACAAGCGGGCGGTCCAAGGGGATATCGCCTACAACATGATGCGCATGTGGCAGGGGGCCGTTGGCATCGCGCCTGTCGACGGATTGGTTAGTCCAGCCTATGTCGTTGTGCGACCCTTTCCCGAGGTGGACTGCCGCTACTTCAATTATCTGTTCCGCACAGCGTCATACATGAACGAGGTGGACGCCTATTCGCGGGGCATCGTCAAAGACCGCAACCGGCTTTATTGGCAGGATTTCAAACGCATGCCGTCGCCGGTTCCGCCGGTTGAGGAGCAGCGGCATATCACTCGGTTTCTCGATGCGGTCGGCAGCAAGGTCCACCGATTCATCCGGAACAAACGACGATTGATTGAGCTACTACAAGAACGCCGTACCGTTCTGACGTACGAGGCCATGAAATCTAGGGAAACTAAATGGCTTCGATTTGGCGTGGTCGCCGATCAGGTAGAACGGCCGATTGGGCGAGAGGACGGTCTTATTTATAGGCCAATCGGCTTGTATAACAGGGGGAGAGGGATTTTCCATAAGGAAGCTACGCAGGGAAGATATCTAGGAGACTCCACCTTTTTTTGGGTCAAACCGGGAGATTTGGTTTTCAGTGGCCAATTCGCTTGGGAAGGTGCTGTCGCAATTGCTCAGCCTGAGGATGAAGGTTGCATAGCCTCACACCGTTATCCCATTTTTCAAAATAACCCTGAAATGGTCGAGGCTGCTTTCTTGTATTCGTTCTTTACAACTAAAGATGGGGACCTACTTTTAAACCTCAATTCTCGTGGAGCCGCCGGAAGAAACAGACCACTTAATCCGCGCACACTCATAAAGGAAAAGATTCCAATCCCACCGGTTCATTTGCAGAAACAGATTTCCGAACTTCTTGAGTTGGAACGTAAGGTCAGAAGTGAAGTTGCCAGCCAAATTTCATACTTACAAGAATACCGCACCCGACTGATTTCCGATGTGGTCACCGGTCAGGTGGATGTGCGCGGCATCGAGGTGCCAGAGATTGCCGAGGACGAACTGCTGGCGCTGGAAGAGGACACCGCCGATGGCGATGACGTAATTGATGACACGCTGGATGCGGAGGTCGAGGAATGA
- a CDS encoding ATP-binding protein has translation MTVERTTEYLIGLVHELRKLPAETEWVEFKHNRAEPEEIGEYLSALANSAAFLGKVNAYIIWGVDNATHNIVGTVFKPSTTKVGNEELESWLLRLLSPKINFRFHELVIDTHSVVLLEIGAAFRHPVQFKHQEFIRVGSYKKKLKNYPERERALWRVFDLVPFERGVAAEHVASENVLKLLDYPAYFDLLELPPPDGRAAILNALAADELIQPCDAGDWNITNLGAILFAKKLDEFPGLKRKAMRVVQYKGRGRIETLREQVGGKGYANGFEGLVGFIMALVPANEVIEQALRRSFPMFPELAVRELVANALIHQDLFVSGAGPMVEIFDDRMEITSPGEPLVDTQRFVDTPPKSRNEVLASLMRRFRICEERGSGIDKVVAQVELYQLPAPYFEVPAGFTRAVLFAHRPLTQMDKADRIRACYLHACLKWVMRDYLTNASLRERFGVEERNKATVSRYIREAVEEGAIKPYDEDASKKLMKYVPFWA, from the coding sequence ATGACCGTTGAGCGAACGACCGAGTATCTCATCGGACTTGTCCATGAGTTGCGCAAACTTCCCGCCGAAACGGAATGGGTGGAGTTCAAGCATAACCGGGCCGAGCCGGAAGAAATCGGCGAGTATCTCTCCGCCCTGGCGAACTCAGCAGCATTTCTAGGCAAGGTCAATGCTTATATAATCTGGGGCGTGGACAACGCAACCCACAATATCGTTGGTACGGTTTTCAAGCCATCTACGACAAAAGTTGGGAACGAAGAGCTGGAAAGTTGGCTGCTGCGACTGCTCTCCCCCAAAATCAATTTCCGCTTTCACGAGCTGGTAATCGATACTCATTCTGTGGTGTTACTGGAAATTGGTGCGGCCTTCCGGCATCCCGTACAATTCAAGCATCAAGAATTTATCCGTGTCGGTTCCTACAAAAAGAAACTGAAAAACTACCCGGAGAGGGAACGGGCGCTGTGGCGGGTATTCGATCTGGTTCCCTTTGAGCGCGGAGTTGCCGCAGAACACGTAGCCAGCGAGAATGTCTTAAAGCTTCTTGACTATCCTGCTTATTTCGATCTTCTGGAATTACCTCCACCGGATGGACGAGCCGCAATCCTTAATGCCCTGGCTGCCGATGAATTGATTCAACCCTGCGATGCCGGGGACTGGAACATCACCAATCTCGGTGCGATCCTTTTTGCGAAGAAGCTTGATGAATTTCCCGGACTTAAGCGCAAGGCCATGCGAGTTGTTCAATATAAGGGACGAGGTCGGATTGAAACCTTGCGGGAACAGGTCGGTGGTAAAGGCTACGCCAACGGTTTCGAAGGCTTGGTCGGTTTCATCATGGCGTTAGTCCCTGCCAACGAAGTTATCGAGCAGGCGCTACGGCGCTCTTTCCCCATGTTTCCGGAACTGGCTGTTCGTGAGCTGGTGGCGAACGCGCTGATCCATCAAGATCTGTTTGTGTCCGGTGCGGGGCCGATGGTGGAAATATTCGACGATCGGATGGAGATCACCAGCCCCGGCGAACCGTTGGTTGACACCCAGCGTTTCGTTGATACGCCGCCGAAATCCCGTAACGAAGTGCTGGCCTCACTCATGCGCCGCTTTCGTATTTGCGAAGAACGCGGCAGCGGCATTGATAAAGTGGTGGCTCAAGTTGAGCTATACCAATTACCCGCTCCTTATTTTGAGGTACCGGCAGGTTTTACCAGGGCAGTGCTTTTTGCGCACCGCCCTCTTACCCAAATGGACAAGGCTGATCGGATAAGAGCCTGCTACCTTCATGCTTGTTTGAAATGGGTGATGCGCGATTACTTAACCAACGCTTCGCTGAGGGAGCGTTTCGGCGTGGAAGAAAGGAACAAGGCGACTGTTTCTCGATATATTCGCGAAGCGGTCGAAGAGGGCGCGATCAAACCGTATGACGAAGACGCTTCAAAGAAACTGATGAAATATGTCCCATTTTGGGCCTGA
- a CDS encoding type I restriction endonuclease subunit R, whose amino-acid sequence MKPTDTSEKGLESIIVASLVDEAGYVQGDPQDYDREHAIDLAKLLQFLAASQPDTYGALGIDEEGPKRTQFLHRLQGEIAKRGVVDCLRSGIKHGPAHVDLFYGTPTPGNLKAAERFAANIFSVTRQLRYSRNETALSLDLAVFINGLPIATFELKNKLTKQTVLDAVQQYQRDRDPKELLFQFGRCAVHFAVDDHEVRFCTHLKGKGSWFLPFNKGYSDGAGNPPNPHGLATDYLWKETLSKTGLTDILENYAQVVEEKDEKTGKKRYKQIFPRYHQLKVVRMLLANAAESGSGRRYLIQHSAGSGKSNSIAWLAHQLVGLEHESKALFDSVIVVTDRRVLDKQIRDTIKQFAQVSATVGHAEHSGDLRKFLKAGKKIIITTVQKFPFILDEIGDEHRKSKFAIIIDEAHSSQGGKTTSAMNRVLEETAPYGGSDDEGEETVEDKINKIMEGRKMVTNASYFAFTATPKNKTLEIFGEPDPQPDGTVKHHPFHSYTMKQAIQEGFILDVLKNYTPVESYYRLAITVEDDPLFDAKKAQKKLRRYVESHEHAIREKAEIMVDHFHAQVIGHRKIGGQARAMVITNGIERVIQYFHAFRDYLKERKSPYAPIVAFSGEHEFHHIEWGGKKITEATLNGFPSSQIPDKVQQDPYRFLIVADKFQTGYDEPLLHTMYVDKALSGIKAVQTLSRLNRAHPQKHDTFVLDFYNDSETIQKSFEDYYRTTILSDETDPNKLHDLKSDLDGYQIYSQRQIDDLVGLYLNGADRDKLDPILDACVATYNADLDEDGQVNFKGKAKAFVRTYGFLASILAYSNADWEKLSILLNFLIPKLPAPKEEDLSRGILEAIDMDSYRVEVKTSLKIGLPDQDAEIGPVPTNGGGRKPEPELDQLSNIIKAFNDLFGNIEWKDGDKIRKVIAEEIPAKVATDAAYRNAMKNNDKKTARIEHDAALQRVMIDLLSDHTELFKQFSDNPSFKKWLGDTIFGVTYQQQAGQSATRASHGR is encoded by the coding sequence ATGAAACCGACCGACACCAGTGAAAAGGGCCTGGAGTCCATCATCGTCGCCTCCCTCGTGGATGAGGCCGGATACGTCCAGGGCGACCCGCAGGACTACGACCGGGAACACGCCATCGATCTGGCCAAGTTGCTGCAATTTCTCGCCGCCTCCCAGCCCGATACCTATGGGGCGCTTGGAATCGACGAGGAAGGCCCCAAGCGCACCCAGTTCCTGCACCGCCTGCAAGGCGAGATCGCCAAGCGCGGCGTGGTGGACTGTTTGCGCTCCGGCATCAAGCACGGCCCGGCCCATGTGGATCTTTTCTACGGCACACCGACGCCGGGAAACCTGAAGGCGGCCGAACGATTCGCGGCCAATATTTTCAGCGTCACCCGCCAGCTCCGCTACAGCCGCAATGAGACCGCACTCTCCCTCGACCTGGCCGTGTTCATCAACGGCTTGCCCATCGCCACCTTCGAACTCAAGAACAAACTTACCAAGCAGACGGTGCTCGATGCCGTGCAGCAGTACCAGCGCGATCGCGATCCGAAGGAGTTGCTGTTCCAGTTCGGCCGCTGCGCCGTCCACTTTGCCGTGGACGACCACGAGGTGCGTTTCTGCACCCACCTCAAGGGCAAGGGCTCGTGGTTTCTGCCCTTCAACAAGGGCTACAGCGACGGCGCGGGTAATCCGCCCAACCCCCATGGGCTCGCAACCGACTATCTGTGGAAAGAGACCCTCTCCAAGACGGGCCTGACCGACATCCTGGAAAACTACGCCCAGGTGGTGGAGGAAAAGGACGAGAAAACCGGCAAAAAGCGGTACAAGCAGATCTTCCCCCGCTACCACCAGCTGAAAGTGGTGCGCATGCTGCTGGCCAATGCCGCTGAGAGCGGCAGTGGCAGGCGCTACCTGATCCAGCACTCGGCGGGCAGCGGCAAGAGCAACTCCATCGCCTGGCTGGCGCACCAGCTCGTGGGGCTGGAGCACGAGAGCAAGGCATTGTTCGACTCGGTCATCGTGGTTACCGACCGGCGAGTGCTCGACAAACAGATTCGCGACACCATCAAGCAGTTCGCCCAGGTTTCCGCCACCGTCGGCCATGCCGAGCACTCCGGCGACCTGCGCAAATTTCTCAAGGCCGGGAAGAAAATCATCATCACCACGGTGCAGAAATTCCCGTTCATCCTCGATGAAATCGGCGACGAACACCGCAAGAGCAAGTTCGCCATCATCATCGACGAGGCCCATTCCAGTCAGGGTGGCAAGACCACCTCCGCCATGAATCGTGTGCTGGAAGAGACCGCGCCCTACGGCGGCTCTGATGACGAGGGGGAAGAGACGGTCGAGGACAAGATCAACAAGATCATGGAAGGCCGGAAGATGGTGACCAACGCCAGCTACTTCGCCTTCACTGCCACCCCCAAGAACAAGACTCTGGAGATCTTCGGCGAGCCGGACCCGCAGCCGGACGGAACCGTGAAGCACCACCCGTTCCACAGCTACACCATGAAACAGGCCATCCAGGAGGGCTTCATCCTCGATGTGCTGAAGAACTACACCCCGGTGGAGAGCTACTACCGCCTGGCCATAACGGTGGAGGATGATCCGCTTTTTGACGCTAAGAAGGCCCAGAAAAAGCTGCGTCGTTATGTGGAGTCCCATGAGCACGCCATCCGCGAGAAGGCGGAGATCATGGTGGACCACTTCCATGCCCAGGTGATCGGCCACCGCAAGATCGGGGGCCAGGCTCGGGCCATGGTCATCACCAACGGTATCGAGCGGGTCATACAGTATTTCCACGCCTTCAGGGACTACCTCAAGGAGCGCAAAAGCCCTTACGCGCCCATCGTGGCCTTTTCCGGAGAGCACGAATTTCATCATATAGAATGGGGCGGCAAGAAGATCACCGAAGCGACGCTGAACGGCTTTCCCAGCAGTCAGATTCCCGACAAGGTGCAACAGGACCCGTACCGCTTTCTGATCGTCGCCGACAAGTTCCAGACCGGCTACGACGAACCGCTGCTGCACACCATGTACGTGGACAAGGCGCTCTCCGGCATCAAGGCGGTGCAGACCCTCTCGCGCCTCAATCGCGCCCACCCGCAGAAGCACGACACTTTCGTGCTCGATTTCTACAACGACTCGGAAACCATCCAGAAGTCGTTCGAAGACTATTACCGCACCACTATCCTCAGCGACGAGACCGACCCCAATAAATTGCACGACCTCAAGTCGGACCTGGATGGCTACCAGATCTACTCCCAGCGGCAAATCGACGACCTGGTGGGTCTCTACCTGAACGGCGCGGACCGCGACAAGCTCGACCCGATTCTGGACGCCTGCGTGGCCACCTACAACGCCGATCTCGATGAGGACGGCCAGGTGAATTTCAAGGGTAAGGCCAAGGCCTTCGTCCGCACCTACGGCTTTCTGGCCTCGATTCTCGCGTACTCCAATGCCGACTGGGAGAAGCTGTCGATCTTGCTGAATTTCCTCATTCCCAAACTCCCCGCGCCCAAGGAAGAGGATCTTTCCCGGGGCATCTTGGAGGCCATCGACATGGACAGCTACCGTGTCGAGGTGAAAACCAGCCTGAAGATCGGCCTGCCGGATCAGGATGCCGAAATCGGACCGGTGCCGACCAACGGAGGTGGCCGCAAGCCGGAACCGGAGCTGGACCAACTGAGCAACATCATCAAGGCGTTCAACGACCTGTTCGGCAACATCGAGTGGAAAGACGGCGACAAGATCCGCAAGGTCATCGCCGAGGAGATCCCGGCCAAGGTGGCGACAGACGCGGCCTACCGCAACGCCATGAAGAACAACGACAAAAAAACCGCCCGGATCGAACACGACGCCGCGCTGCAACGGGTCATGATCGACCTCTTGTCCGACCACACCGAGCTGTTCAAGCAGTTCAGCGACAACCCGTCGTTCAAGAAATGGCTGGGCGACACCATCTTCGGCGTGACCTATCAGCAACAGGCCGGACAATCCGCTACGAGGGCGAGCCATGGACGTTAA